In Aestuariibaculum lutulentum, one DNA window encodes the following:
- a CDS encoding SixA phosphatase family protein has product MKKIILVRHAKSSWEFNVIDHERPLNQRGITDANLVSKHLNMDSAAIDLILSSDSVRTSQTSKIFISNLNLMDKDLEYMYELYDFDGRDLTRVIKSCDTDVKTLLVFGHNHAVTDFVNTFGSQYIDNVPTSGVVITEFDINDWKDLNKGKTVLTLFPRDLKNDE; this is encoded by the coding sequence ATGAAAAAAATTATACTAGTAAGACATGCTAAATCCTCGTGGGAATTTAATGTCATAGATCATGAGAGGCCGTTAAACCAACGTGGTATTACAGATGCAAACCTTGTTTCAAAGCATTTAAACATGGATTCTGCTGCTATAGATTTAATACTTTCCAGCGATTCTGTGCGTACTTCACAAACCTCAAAAATCTTCATTTCAAATTTAAATCTAATGGATAAAGATTTAGAGTATATGTATGAATTGTACGATTTTGATGGTAGAGATTTAACACGCGTTATTAAATCTTGCGATACAGATGTGAAAACTTTACTAGTTTTTGGACATAACCATGCTGTTACAGACTTTGTTAATACGTTTGGTAGTCAATACATTGATAATGTACCGACTAGCGGAGTGGTTATAACAGAGTTCGATATTAACGATTGGAAAGATTTGAATAAAGGAAAAACTGTATTAACTTTATTTCCAAGAGATTTAAAAAATGATGAATAA